A single region of the Gossypium arboreum isolate Shixiya-1 chromosome 12, ASM2569848v2, whole genome shotgun sequence genome encodes:
- the LOC108478241 gene encoding uncharacterized protein LOC108478241, which translates to MVGQWTATKPSRSDEVLDWDQQQRITNQVRAQFYSMVPKRPTKPNRSEPYLTSSNPPSDVDQNIPELDKLRSLQSQSQVKISEGGATVEQEEFVETQYYREMNSIDKQHHTTGSGFIRMMKEGGEGNGYDIQLESGQGAISKPIFKSNPATNDWIPTLEDDQVFVSSKPNRSEGC; encoded by the exons ATGGTGGGTCAATGGACGGCGACTAAACCAAGCCGGAGCGATGAAGTTTTGGACTGGGATCAACAACAACGAATCACCAATCAGGTGAGAGCTCAGTTCTATTCGATGGTCCCAAAACGACCCACCAAACCCAACCGGAGTGAACCATATTTGACATCCTCCAATCCCCCTTCAGATGTGGACCAAAACATACCCGAGCTTGACAAGTTACGGTCCCTTCAATCTCAATCTCAG GTGAAGATCTCAGAGGGGGGAGCTACAGTGGAACAAGAGGAGTTTGTGGAGACACAGTATTACAGGGAGATGAATTCCATTGACAAACAGCATCACACG ACAGGAAGTGGATTCATAAGAATGATGAAAGAAGGAGGTGAAGGAAATGGATATGATATTCAACTGGAAAGTGGGCAGGGTGCAATCAGCAAGCCTATCTTCAAAAGCAACCCAGCAACTAATGACTGGATTCCGACCCTGGAAGATGATCAG GTGTTTGTTTCATCCAAGCCAAATCGAAGTGAAGGTTGTTAG
- the LOC108479767 gene encoding probable receptor-like protein kinase At2g23200: MGNLWFLNLLLLLFLFQLFPILVVSKPYVFPEKYFINCGSDSSLRLGSRNFVGDMNPNSFSVANGKPVKDSSQQSSSDSGLYQTARFSGHPFSYDLDITDKGLYVVRLHFFPFPNLADALFNVSASGKSLLSNFSVRNITSARVIKDFLVPITSSKFRIFFIPAHQSSIAFVNAIEVFLVPSLRDNRTHLSSAGRKGLYQGLPSQLLRTLYRVAFGSPSPSINDSTVVASEWVADDDYIVVRNWVKNCSYQSTIKLHYDDEDMNNDTYIAASQNFIPDRVYMGCKTVTLNHGQSSKSTNITWHFNVSRNAQHLVRLHFCDILSKSPNIVNFSLSIYNNFSQQIDPYQYSINTAAPFYNEFVVDSGESDFISVSIVPGEDLERFAYLNGLEIMEFITQPGLEPNISEPKGKNSVFIIIGSVIGFVVLCSLVVAYLIKKRRKARSFEPMPSYGTLPFGGASPYIGISSKSVNPPPVPNLNLKLKMPFAEILEATNNFEAKLLIGEGGFGKVYKGILRNGLKVAVKRSESKHGQGLPEFQTEVMILSKIRHRHLVSLIGYCDEGSEMILVYEFMERGTLRDHLYKLGGNPERSSSLSLLTWRQRLEICIGAAKGLHYLHTGSDGGIIHRDVKSTNILLDEQYVAKVADFGLSKSGLLNPDEFSTGIKGSFGYLDPEYFRCLQFTEKSDVYSFGVVLFEVLCARPAIINSHRKEEINLAEWGLIWLNKGELEKIIDPSMASQINPNSLRKFSEIVEKCLKPAGASRPTMLDICWDLEYTLQLQQTAVCREPHEDSAIDASFNMSSRPFQRLPSNNCPIEKVDVPMENDDGSDTTESGVFSQLRIDGGR, translated from the coding sequence ATGGGAAATCTATGGTTCCTCAACCTACTCttgcttttgtttctttttcagtTGTTTCCTATTTTGGTTGTCTCAAAACCCTATGTTTTTCCTGAAAAATACTTCATCAACTGTGGGTCTGATTCTTCCCTCCGACTGGGTAGTAGGAATTTTGTTGGTGACATGAACCCAAACTCCTTCTCTGTCGCAAATGGCAAACCTGTGAAAGACAGCAGCCAGCAGTCATCGTCAGACTCGGGTCTGTATCAAACAGCAAGGTTTTCAGGACACCCTTTTTCCTATGATCTCGATATCACTGACAAAGGCCTGTATGTGGTACGCCTTCATTTCTTTCCTTTTCCTAATCTAGCTGATGCTTTATTCAATGTTTCAGCTTCAGGTAAGTCTCTGCTATCCAATTTCAGTGTAAGAAACATTACTTCTGCCCGTGTGATTAAGGATTTCTTAGTGCCTATTACTTCATCCAAGTTTAGAATCTTCTTCATCCCCGCACATCAATCATCTATTGCATTTGTGAACGCCATAGAAGTTTTTCTTGTTCCGAGTCTAAGGGATAACCGAACTCATCTGAGTTCTGCAGGAAGAAAGGGTCTTTACCAGGGTTTGCCCTCTCAGTTGCTTAGAACACTTTATAGAGTTGCTTTTGGGAGCCCATCCCCATCCATTAATGACTCAACAGTCGTTGCATCAGAATGGGTAGCTGATGATGACTACATAGTTGTTCGAAATTGGGTCAAAAATTGTAGTTATCAATCGACTATTAAGCTACACTACGATGATGAAGATATGAATAATGATACCTATATTGCAGCCTCTCAAAACTTTATCCCCGATCGTGTCTATATGGGTTGCAAAACTGTAACCCTAAATCATGGGCAGTCTTCAAAGTCTACTAACATTACTTGGCATTTCAATGTCAGTAGGAACGCCCAGCATCTTGTCCGACTCCATTTCTGTGACATTCTTAGTAAGTCACCCAACATTGTCAATTTCAGCCTCTCTATATACAATAACTTCAGCCAACAAATCGATCCTTACCAGTATTCTATCAACACGGCTGCTCCATTCTACAATGAGTTTGTGGTTGACTCAGGTGAATCTGATTTCATTAGTGTTAGCATTGTTCCTGGGGAAGACTTAGAGAGATTTGCTTACCTGAATGGACTTGAGATCATGGAGTTCATCACTCAACCAGGTTTGGAACCTAACATTAGTGAGCCAAAAGGGAAGAATTCAGTGTTTATCATAATCGGTTCAGTCATTGGGTTTGTTGTTCTTTGTAGTTTGGTAGTGGCATACTTGATTAAGAAACGAAGAAAAGCTAGATCTTTTGAGCCAATGCCTTCATATGGTACCCTTCCTTTCGGAGGAGCAAGTCCCTATATCGGAATAAGCTCGAAATCAGTCAACCCCCCCCCTGTTCCCAACTTAAACCTTAAGTTAAAGATGCCTTTTGCTGAAATATTAGAGGCAACCAATAACTTCGAGGCTAAGTTGTTGATTGGGGAAGGAGGCTTTGGTAAAGTCTACAAAGGGATTCTAAGAAATGGTCTCAAAGTTGCAGTCAAAAGAAGTGAGTCCAAACATGGCCAGGGGCTTCCCGAATTCCAAACTGAGGTAATGATTCTATCCAAGATTCGACACCGCCATCTTGTTTCACTGATCGGATATTGCGATGAAGGGTCTGAGATGATACTGGTTTATGAGTTCATGGAGAGAGGGACTCTCAGGGATCATCTTTACAAGTTGGGAGGGAATCCGGAGAGATCATCTTCACTGTCTTTATTGACATGGAGGCAAAGACTCGAAATTTGTATCGGTGCAGCCAAGGGTCTTCATTATCTCCATACTGGTTCGGATGGAGGAATCATTCACCGCGATGTTAAGTCCACAAACATCCTGCTTGATGAGCAATATGTAGCAAAAGTTGCAGATTTCGGCCTTTCAAAGTCCGGCCTTCTGAATCCAGATGAGTTCAGTACCGGCATCAAAGGCAGCTTCGGGTATCTGGATCCTGAGTATTTTAGATGCCTTCAGTTCACTGAAAAATCTGATGTTTATTCTTTCGGTGTTGTACTCTTTGAAGTGCTTTGCGCTAGACCAGCTATCATTAACTCACATAGGAAGGAGGAGATAAACTTAGCAGAGTGGGGACTGATTTGGTTAAACAAAGGGGAACTCGAAAAGATCATTGATCCTTCAATGGCTTCCCAGATTAATCCAAATTCACTGAGAAAGTTCAGTGAAATAGTTGAGAAATGCCTGAAGCCAGCTGGAGCCAGCAGACCAACAATGCTTGACATATGCTGGGACTTGGAATACACATTGCAGCTACAACAGACAGCGGTGTGCCGAGAGCCGCACGAGGACAGTGCCATAGATGCTTCTTTCAACATGTCGTCGAGACCTTTCCAACGATTGCCTTCAAACAATTGCCCGATTGAGAAAGTTGATGTGCCTATGGAAAACGATGATGGTTCAGATACAACAGAAAGTGGTGTGTTCTCCCAGCTGAGGATTGATGGTGGGAGATAG